A region of Toxorhynchites rutilus septentrionalis strain SRP chromosome 1, ASM2978413v1, whole genome shotgun sequence DNA encodes the following proteins:
- the LOC129761631 gene encoding rho GTPase-activating protein gacV-like, with product MESGLLRSYRIPHTNLQEHHLRLTSEKGPETVGSQSRESKVPKEDGSDWELLNVSGKYFERLLGPTLRLQWQQTREAMKRFQFFDNWTDLQVSEMCILAKIKSYERQQNIYMPKACAGNDYAYFVLSGECMILQCLKVLKKKRGKRVCYRLLPAETVNYEIGFAKRSKEREKREEEDKLKEQEEQKKEEGKDIQDKKEEKQKKQKHQEKQKKAGEQEEQEGQNDQEESEEQKEQNEQDEQEGQNEQENRGQVQDPSAELEHHFIDVGTYGCGSVFGLGERLDDRSVVARERVHCMLVPRYWLFMSEQNVGNVWARIKMYLDSTIPSREQLFKQFLGDLNWVVYRKKVVADLLQSQRRPNHTHLLDVPLICRVKETMDKWK from the exons ATGGAATCCGGGTTACTTCGAAGTTACCGCATACCGCACACCAATCTCCAGGAACACCACCTGCGATTAACGTCCGAGAAAGGACCTGAAACTGTTGGGAGCCAGAGCAGAGAGTCCAAAGtccctaaggaggatggtt CCGACTGGGAGCTGCTAAACGTTTCCGGAAAATATTTTGAGCGATTGCTAGGTCCAACCCTGCGGCTACAATGGCAACAAACGCGGGAAGCGATGAAACGGTTTCAGTTCTTTGACAACTGGACTGATCTGCAGGTGAGT GAAATGTGCATCCTAGCCAAGATAAAGAGCTACGAGCGCCAGCAGAATATCTACATGCCGAAAGCGTGCGCAGGCAACGATTACGCGTACTTCGTCCTCAGCGGTGAGTGCATGATTCTGCAGTGTCTGAAGGTGTTGAAGAAGAAGCGCGGGAAGCGAGTTTGCTACCGACTTCTACCAGCCGAGACAGTAAACTACGAAATCGGTTTTGCAAAACGATCTAAAGAGCGGGAAAAGCGAGAGGAGGAGGATAAGCTGAAGGAGCAAGAAGAACAAAAGAAGGAAGAGGGAAAAGACATACAAGACAAAAAGGAAGAGAAGCAGAAGAAGCAAAAACACCAGGAGAAACAAAAGAAGGCGGGAGAACAAGAAGAGCAAGAGGGGCAAAATGACCAAGAAGAATCAGAGGAGCAAAAGGAACAAAATGAGCAAGATGAGCAAGAGGGGCAAAACGAGCAGGAGAATCGGGGACAGGTCCAA GATCCGTCGGCGGAATTGGAGCATCACTTTATCGATGTTGGAACCTACGGTTGTGGGTCAGTGTTCGGACTGGGTGAACGCCTAGACGATCGATCGGTGGTAGCTCGAGAGCGGGTCCACTGTATGCTGGTTCCTCGCTATTGGCTTTTCATGAGCGAGCAGAACGTGGGCAACGTCTGGGCACGGATTAAGATGTACCTGGACTCGACGATTCCCAGCCGGGAGCAGCTGTTCAAGCAGTTCCTGGGAGATCTGAATTGGGTGGTATACCGGAAGAAGGTGGTTGCGGATCTACTGCAGAGCCAGCGCCGACCGAATCATACCCATTTGCTCGATGTACCGCTCATATGCCGGGTGAAAGAGACCATGGACAAATGGAAGTGA
- the LOC129763012 gene encoding uncharacterized protein LOC129763012 translates to MKIFVVLACIAVASGRPEPPVQGYNYSPRVVNGGSGGGGGHSGGGSSVQITPSIQLATISAGGNSGLGGHIGGGGGAASYSSGSSGGSFGGGASYSSGGSSGIGAGFGGGATVLQAVPAVQFVSTGHSSGGSAGFGGFGGSSGFGGSSGFGGSSNFGGGSGFGGFGGFSGFSGGFDGAGLGVVGLGGGSELGGAGFGGVGLGGGAGGFGGGLGGGLASAGGHGGLGGAGGHAAAGQAVIQKHIYVHVPPQEPEEAHAQQILATGAPRKHYKIIFIKAPSVQPSAAQIAVQQAQQQEKTIVYVLVKKPDDQGDINIPSLPALAPSKPEVYFIKYKTNRAGGAGAGGVIGGSIGGGDALGGGSLGGGSLGGGALGGGDLSGQFLSGATLGGGSLGGGSLGGGSIGGGSLGGGASLGGISFGGASSSSGSSIGYESGSSLGSSSGGGLTLSIGGGSSSSSSSGGTGPNGQYGLPSEQQQGYP, encoded by the exons ATGAAGATTTTCGTG GTTTTGGCTTGCATAGCCGTCGCATCGGGTCGTCCGGAACCTCCGGTTCAGGGATACAACTATTCGCCACGTGTGGTTAATGGAGGCTCGGGAGGTGGCGGCGGACATTCTGGTGGTGGATCATCCGTTCAAATTACCCCATCAATCCAGCTGGCTACGATTTCTGCTGGAGGTAACTCAGGTCTCGGTGGTCAtattggtggtggtggtggtgctgCCTCCTACAGCTCCGGTTCTAGCGGAGGTAGCTTCGGAGGTGGTGCTTCCTATAGCTCCGGTGGCTCCAGTGGAATTGGTGCCGGTTTCGGAGGTGGTGCTACTGTGCTGCAGGCCGTCCCTGCTGTGCAGTTCGTAAGCACTGGCCATTCATCGGGAGGAAGCGCCGGATTCGGAGGATTCGGTGGAAGCTCGGGCTTCGGTGGTAGCTCCGGTTTTGGTGGAAGCTCCAACTTTGGCGGTGGCTCTGGATTCGGAGGATTTGGTGGATTCAGCGGTTTTTCGGGAGGATTTGATGGAGCTGGATTGGGAGTGGTAGGACTAGGAGGTGGATCTGAGTTGGGAGGTGCCGGATTCGGAGGAGTTGGACTTGGAGGAGGTGCCGGTGGTTTCGGAGGTGGACTTGGTGGTGGATTAGCAAGTGCCGGAGGCCATGGAGGATTGGGAGGTGCCGGAGGTCATGCAGCAGCCG GTCAAGCTGTTATCCAGAAGCACATCTACGTTCACGTCCCACCACAGGAGCCAGAGGAAGCTCACGCCCAGCAGATCCTTGCAACTGGAGCCCCAAGAAAGCACTACAAAATCATCTTCATCAAGGCACCAAGCGTGCAGCCTTCGGCCGCCCAAATCGCCGTCCAGCAGGCACAGCAACAGGAGAAGACCATCGTGTACGTCCTGGTGAAGAAACCTGACGATCAGGGTGATATCAACATCCCGTCGCTGCCTGCCCTGGCACCAAGCAAACCAGAGGTTTACTTCATCAAGTACAAGACCAACCGTGCGGGAGGCGCTGGAGCCGGTGGTGTCATCGGAGGTTCGATCGGAGGTGGTGATGCCCTCGGTGGAGGTTCTCTCGGCGGTGGTTCTCTTGGCGGTGGTGCTCTTGGAGGTGGCGATCTTTCTGGACAATTCTTGAGCGGTGCTACACTGGGAGGTGGTTCCCTGGGTGGTGGATCTCTTGGCGGAGGATCCATTGGAGGTGGCTCGCTCGGTGGAGGAGCTTCACTCGGAGGAATTTCATTCGGTGGAGCGTCTAGTTCGTCGGGTTCCAGCATCGGGTACGAGTCCGGCAGCTCGCTGGGATCATCTTCTGGCGGTGGCCTCACACTATCCATTGGCGGGGGATCATCTTCGTCGTCGAGTAGCGGTGGAA